One genomic region from Thermodesulfobacteriota bacterium encodes:
- a CDS encoding chloride channel protein: MKIDKAQFFALGKWFLNYVLIGVIAGCGAIIFYFLCQVGLHYFLDFLAGYRPPHPAGEAPLFKEFSTPFRRWALLLVPALGGLVSGWLVYTFAPEAEGHGTDAAIEAYHKKGGFIRSRVPVIKTLASFITLGTGGSGGREGPIAQIGAGFGSFLATRLRLSDRERRIMLAAGMAAGVGSIFRAPLAGALFAAEVLYKEAEFESEVLIPAGISSVVAYCIFCLVFGWGSLFSTHDFVFNDPRQLFPYSVLALILAGAAFLYVKIFYGVHDIFKSINLPNYIKPAIGGFLTGCIGFFLPQTLAFGYGFIQMTLNNLVAIPVLVAVGLGKILTTSLSIGSGGSGGVFGPAMVIGASLGAAVGQAFHYLMPDIVQQPAAFAIVGMAGFFSAASKAPFSTIIMVSEMTGSYHLLLPALLVCTLAFIFSRKWTIYHKQVSSRIDSPAHAGDFLTDLLEGLTVRSLENKIRKIVTVQENVKFKDFLYTFSHAEQHYFPVINSRNQLTGIFSINDIRHHLFEHDLDDLVIMKDIAWSEVITTHLAEDLHTVLKKFTAKNIDMLPVVREDNPRELIGMLSRRDVIELYNQKVSDLQRLKGS, encoded by the coding sequence TTGAAAATCGATAAAGCGCAATTCTTTGCCTTGGGCAAATGGTTTTTAAATTATGTCCTGATCGGTGTTATCGCCGGTTGCGGAGCTATCATATTTTATTTCTTATGCCAGGTTGGGCTACATTATTTTCTGGATTTCTTGGCTGGTTACCGCCCGCCCCATCCCGCTGGTGAAGCCCCTTTATTCAAGGAATTCTCAACTCCTTTCCGGCGGTGGGCGCTGTTGCTGGTGCCGGCCCTGGGCGGGCTTGTCAGCGGCTGGCTGGTTTATACTTTTGCCCCGGAGGCAGAAGGCCACGGCACTGACGCCGCCATTGAGGCGTATCACAAAAAGGGAGGGTTCATAAGATCCAGAGTCCCCGTTATTAAGACCCTGGCCTCTTTTATAACTTTAGGTACGGGAGGCTCAGGAGGACGGGAGGGCCCCATTGCCCAGATTGGAGCCGGCTTTGGCTCATTTCTGGCTACTCGTTTGAGGCTATCGGACCGGGAGCGCCGGATCATGCTGGCCGCAGGTATGGCGGCCGGCGTAGGAAGCATATTCCGGGCGCCGTTGGCTGGTGCATTATTTGCGGCTGAGGTTTTATACAAGGAAGCCGAGTTTGAATCTGAAGTCCTTATCCCGGCCGGCATTTCTTCCGTGGTCGCCTATTGTATCTTTTGTCTGGTTTTTGGCTGGGGGTCGCTTTTCAGCACCCACGATTTTGTTTTTAATGATCCACGCCAGCTCTTCCCATATTCGGTTCTTGCCCTAATACTGGCCGGCGCCGCCTTCCTTTATGTCAAAATTTTCTACGGCGTCCACGATATCTTCAAAAGCATAAACCTCCCTAATTATATCAAACCGGCAATAGGTGGCTTTTTGACCGGCTGCATAGGCTTTTTTTTGCCTCAAACACTGGCCTTCGGGTATGGCTTTATACAGATGACCCTGAACAATCTGGTGGCCATCCCCGTTTTAGTTGCGGTGGGACTGGGCAAGATATTGACCACTTCCCTCTCTATAGGTTCCGGTGGCAGTGGAGGGGTCTTTGGTCCGGCCATGGTTATAGGAGCTTCTTTAGGCGCAGCCGTGGGGCAGGCCTTTCATTATCTGATGCCCGATATAGTCCAGCAACCGGCAGCATTTGCCATTGTGGGTATGGCTGGTTTCTTTTCTGCGGCCTCCAAGGCCCCGTTTTCTACCATCATCATGGTAAGTGAAATGACCGGTTCCTATCATCTGCTTCTTCCGGCCCTCCTGGTCTGTACCCTGGCCTTTATCTTTTCGCGGAAATGGACCATTTATCATAAACAGGTTTCTTCACGCATTGATTCACCCGCCCATGCCGGGGACTTCCTAACGGATCTTTTGGAGGGACTAACCGTCCGCAGCCTGGAAAACAAGATAAGAAAAATAGTTACCGTACAAGAAAATGTTAAGTTCAAAGATTTCTTATATACCTTCTCTCATGCAGAGCAACACTACTTTCCGGTAATAAACAGCCGGAATCAGTTGACCGGCATCTTCTCCATTAATGATATCCGACACCATCTCTTTGAGCATGACCTCGATGACCTGGTCATCATGAAAGACATCGCCTGGTCAGAAGTCATAACCACGCATCTCGCCGAAGATCTGCATACGGTCCTGAAAAAATTCACGGCGAAAAATATTGACATGCTCCCCGTGGTAAGGGAAGACAACCCCAGGGAACTGATCGGCATGTTATCCCGCCGGGACGTGATCGAATTGTATAATCAGAAGGTCTCTGACTTGCAACGTCTGAAGGGGTCTTGA
- a CDS encoding glycosyltransferase yields the protein MISDYSGIVPKGDLQLLQKLGEKLRNRSFLHINSTRAGGGVAEILQRMIPLLRELDINARWEVIEGDDKFFDITKKIHNTIQGNLDHISKEMWEYHYEVNKRNAGKLNLDADAVLIHDPQPAPLIEFRKTGKWIWRCHIDAANPLKKVSDYLRRYWEKYDAAIFSVARFARSMPIDEFIIAPSIDPLSEKNRELTEQEIGEVSERLQIPRDRPIILQVSRFDRFKDPTGVIRAYKVVKKYNDCILVLAGSPAADDPEGEEVLKEVREYAADDPDIFILLLPAFSDRDINALQRMADVILQKSTREGFGLTVSEAMWKGKPVIGGAVGGIPLQIVHGVTGFLVHSVEGAAFRIRQFLNNPEMAAQMGEKGREYVRINFLITRQTRDYLSVWYALENKGKNVLEL from the coding sequence ATGATCTCAGATTACTCAGGCATTGTGCCCAAAGGAGACTTGCAACTACTACAGAAGCTCGGCGAGAAATTAAGGAACAGGTCTTTTCTCCACATAAACTCTACCCGGGCCGGTGGTGGAGTGGCCGAGATACTCCAGAGAATGATCCCCCTGCTTCGGGAATTGGACATAAATGCAAGGTGGGAAGTCATTGAGGGAGATGACAAGTTTTTTGATATAACCAAAAAAATCCACAACACGATTCAGGGGAATCTTGACCATATCAGCAAGGAAATGTGGGAATACCATTATGAGGTAAACAAAAGAAACGCAGGAAAGCTCAACCTGGATGCAGATGCGGTTTTAATCCACGATCCCCAGCCGGCCCCTCTCATCGAGTTCAGGAAAACCGGAAAATGGATATGGAGATGTCACATCGATGCCGCGAACCCTTTGAAAAAAGTGAGCGATTATCTGAGGCGTTATTGGGAAAAATATGACGCCGCCATCTTTTCTGTGGCCAGATTCGCACGGTCCATGCCTATAGACGAATTTATCATCGCTCCATCTATCGACCCCCTGAGTGAAAAGAACCGGGAACTTACCGAACAGGAAATAGGAGAGGTTTCGGAACGACTTCAGATACCAAGAGACAGGCCGATAATCTTACAGGTCTCAAGATTTGACCGGTTTAAGGATCCGACAGGGGTAATAAGGGCTTATAAGGTAGTCAAGAAATATAATGATTGTATTCTTGTTTTGGCAGGGAGCCCGGCGGCGGATGATCCGGAAGGGGAGGAGGTTTTAAAAGAGGTAAGAGAATATGCGGCCGATGATCCCGACATATTTATTCTCTTGTTACCGGCATTCAGCGACAGGGACATAAACGCCCTGCAGAGGATGGCGGATGTTATTCTGCAAAAGTCCACGCGGGAAGGTTTCGGCCTTACCGTTTCCGAGGCCATGTGGAAGGGAAAGCCGGTCATAGGTGGGGCCGTGGGCGGTATCCCTCTGCAAATAGTCCACGGCGTAACCGGCTTTCTTGTACATTCTGTGGAAGGCGCCGCCTTCAGGATAAGGCAGTTTTTGAATAATCCGGAAATGGCGGCGCAGATGGGTGAAAAAGGCAGGGAATATGTGCGGATTAATTTCCTTATAACCAGGCAGACAAGAGACTATCTTTCGGTCTGGTATGCGTTAGAGAACAAGGGAAAGAACGTTTTGGAGCTGTGA
- a CDS encoding sodium:calcium antiporter: MAILWLKFVIATLAILYSGARLSVYGDIIAEKSGLGRTWVGVVLMASVTSLPELATGLSSVIYTHTPDIAAGDILGSCALNMLILAALDAVVGRIPLSSRAHQGQTLAAGFGILLLSLVALSACFNSMAVTVGWISLYSILFILIYLVAMRLIFFYEKQQRSAAREKVIGLKYGEIQKRTAYLGYSIHAVLVIIAGACLPGIGKGIAETTGLGQTFVGNIFIAAATSLPEVVVSVSAVKMNAIDLAIGNLFGSNLFNIAILALDDIFFVEGPLLSFVQQNHLISALSAIAMTAIAIIGLTYRAGRKRLFLAWDSVGIVLVYLVNLMLLYTKR; this comes from the coding sequence ATGGCAATCCTCTGGCTTAAATTTGTAATCGCTACACTGGCTATCCTTTATTCAGGCGCCAGACTTTCCGTTTATGGCGATATCATAGCCGAGAAGTCGGGCCTGGGAAGGACCTGGGTAGGAGTGGTTCTGATGGCCTCGGTGACTTCGCTGCCTGAACTGGCTACCGGGCTGAGCTCCGTAATCTACACCCATACCCCAGACATCGCTGCCGGAGACATTCTTGGTAGCTGCGCCCTTAACATGCTGATACTGGCGGCACTGGATGCTGTTGTCGGGCGCATCCCCTTATCTTCGAGGGCCCACCAAGGGCAGACCTTGGCCGCAGGCTTCGGGATCCTTCTCCTTTCTTTGGTGGCCCTCAGTGCCTGCTTTAATAGTATGGCCGTAACCGTTGGCTGGATCAGTCTTTATAGTATTCTGTTTATTCTTATCTACCTGGTGGCTATGCGGCTTATCTTCTTTTATGAGAAGCAGCAGAGATCGGCTGCGAGAGAAAAGGTTATAGGATTGAAATATGGGGAGATCCAGAAGAGGACTGCTTACCTGGGGTATTCTATTCACGCTGTCCTGGTTATAATTGCGGGTGCGTGTCTCCCCGGTATTGGCAAGGGTATTGCTGAAACTACGGGCCTCGGTCAGACCTTTGTAGGAAATATTTTCATTGCTGCGGCCACGTCGCTCCCGGAGGTAGTGGTCTCTGTCTCTGCGGTAAAGATGAACGCTATAGACTTGGCTATCGGAAATCTTTTTGGAAGCAATCTTTTTAATATAGCCATTCTGGCCTTAGACGACATATTTTTTGTAGAAGGCCCCCTTCTATCTTTTGTGCAACAGAATCACCTGATCTCGGCCCTTTCTGCTATAGCGATGACCGCTATTGCTATCATCGGTCTGACCTATCGGGCAGGCAGAAAAAGGCTGTTTTTGGCCTGGGACTCGGTTGGGATAGTGCTTGTTTATCTTGTTAACCTTATGTTACTCTATACAAAAAGGTAG
- a CDS encoding glycerate kinase: protein MDDLRLTARKIFQAGLSAVDPYEAVHKHLVVKNDMLILGGELQKGREYDLRRFRRVFVLGAGKASVPMAAACEEILQKRIRKGIVVTRYGHSGPLKYIMALEAGHPVPDKAGLQAAQKILALLKGSEADDLIIFLTSGGCSALSPLPVPPITLSEKKRLTNLLLKSGATIKEINAVRKHISMTKGGGLAKQAHPSTVINLILSDVVGDDLDVIGSGPFVPDSSTFQNAWDVLEKYNLTSRLPEGIIKHLRAGLEGKVQETPRPGHLCFCKVYNLIIGGNLVALKAAENKAKSLGFKTLILSSQIQGEARELARFYAAIAKEILRSGHPSSPPLCILAGGEPTVTVKGKGFGGRNTELALSFAIEIQELNGVTFVSGGTDGTDGSTDAAGAIVSGSTYRKALKKGLKPENYLTNNDSYTLFKETGELLITGPTRTNVMDIHIMLIR from the coding sequence ATGGACGACCTTCGCCTTACCGCCAGAAAAATCTTCCAGGCCGGTCTTTCGGCTGTAGATCCGTATGAAGCCGTGCATAAACATCTTGTGGTCAAAAACGATATGCTTATCCTCGGCGGTGAACTGCAAAAAGGCCGTGAGTATGACCTGAGGCGGTTCCGGCGGGTCTTTGTCCTTGGCGCCGGCAAGGCTTCTGTGCCCATGGCCGCCGCTTGTGAAGAAATACTGCAAAAAAGAATCCGTAAGGGCATCGTAGTTACCAGGTATGGCCACTCTGGCCCACTCAAGTACATAATGGCCTTGGAAGCCGGACATCCTGTACCGGATAAGGCCGGACTCCAGGCAGCACAAAAGATATTAGCACTTCTCAAAGGGTCTGAAGCCGACGACCTTATAATATTTCTTACCTCCGGCGGGTGCTCGGCCCTATCGCCCCTGCCCGTACCTCCCATCACGTTATCTGAGAAAAAGAGACTGACCAATCTCCTTCTCAAGTCGGGGGCCACCATTAAAGAGATAAACGCCGTGCGCAAGCATATCTCCATGACCAAGGGAGGGGGTCTGGCCAAACAGGCCCACCCTTCCACGGTGATCAACCTGATACTCTCCGACGTCGTGGGAGACGATCTGGATGTTATAGGCTCAGGGCCTTTTGTCCCTGACTCTTCCACCTTCCAGAACGCCTGGGATGTACTGGAAAAATATAACCTTACGTCCAGGTTGCCCGAGGGTATTATCAAACATCTCCGGGCCGGGCTGGAAGGGAAGGTACAAGAGACGCCAAGACCCGGTCATCTCTGCTTTTGTAAGGTTTACAACCTTATTATTGGAGGTAATTTAGTAGCCTTGAAAGCCGCAGAGAACAAGGCCAAATCCCTGGGCTTTAAAACCCTGATCCTCTCGTCACAAATCCAGGGTGAGGCCAGAGAACTGGCCAGGTTTTATGCGGCCATAGCGAAAGAGATTCTCCGGTCGGGACATCCGTCATCGCCCCCTCTCTGTATTCTCGCCGGAGGTGAACCCACCGTTACGGTCAAAGGCAAGGGCTTTGGGGGAAGGAATACCGAGCTGGCCCTGTCTTTTGCTATTGAAATACAAGAGTTAAACGGTGTAACGTTTGTGAGTGGCGGGACAGACGGGACAGACGGCTCCACAGATGCCGCCGGGGCCATAGTAAGCGGCAGTACCTATAGAAAGGCACTTAAAAAGGGCCTGAAGCCTGAAAACTATCTTACAAACAATGATTCCTATACCCTTTTTAAAGAGACTGGAGAGCTACTTATAACCGGCCCCACAAGAACCAATGTTATGGACATCCATATTATGTTGATAAGATAG
- a CDS encoding glycosyltransferase gives MYYTALRPYTLKRLEEIGRADILVGIPAYNNERTIAHVIQMVSHGLDKYYKEHKNVIMIADGGSTDDTREMVKEFQLKPWQEKLLSIYRGPGGKGTAFRSIFEAAVRLDVKACIVVDSDIRSITSDWVQHLLSPVLEKGYQYVTPVYCRHKYDGTITNNIVYNLTRALYGRRIRQPIGGDFAFSREVAAYYIDQPVWDTEIARFGIDIWMTTQAVVQGFKICQANLGVKVHDAKDPAAHLGPMFRQVVWTIFYLMEQNESYWKKTKKSTPVETFGAEKCSEPEPIKVDLDGLIYNFQVGFKQFKSFWKDILDSDSYSDLKKASKMSAKDFSLPVETWVRILYELAATFHYWPMNRNKLVDLMTPLYYARVASFVRETWDMDSSKAEEIVEKNAEAFEQQKGYLLKMWDKKRKVYEKLSERV, from the coding sequence GTGTACTACACCGCATTAAGACCATATACCTTGAAGAGACTGGAGGAGATAGGCCGGGCCGATATCCTGGTGGGTATTCCTGCCTATAACAACGAACGGACTATAGCCCACGTGATCCAGATGGTTTCCCACGGCCTGGACAAGTATTACAAGGAACACAAGAACGTAATTATGATAGCCGACGGGGGCTCTACCGACGACACCCGGGAGATGGTTAAAGAATTTCAGCTTAAGCCCTGGCAGGAAAAACTCCTTTCCATCTACCGCGGACCGGGCGGGAAGGGCACGGCCTTTCGTTCCATATTTGAAGCGGCAGTAAGGCTGGACGTCAAGGCCTGTATCGTGGTGGATTCAGATATCAGGAGCATTACCTCGGACTGGGTGCAGCATCTGCTTTCTCCGGTTTTGGAGAAAGGCTATCAATATGTTACACCGGTTTATTGTCGTCATAAGTACGATGGCACTATAACCAACAATATAGTCTATAATCTGACCCGGGCTCTTTATGGAAGGCGCATCCGCCAGCCCATAGGTGGTGATTTTGCCTTTTCCCGGGAAGTAGCCGCTTACTATATTGATCAACCGGTATGGGATACGGAAATCGCCCGTTTTGGTATAGATATCTGGATGACTACACAGGCCGTTGTGCAAGGATTTAAGATTTGTCAGGCCAACCTGGGGGTCAAAGTGCACGACGCCAAGGACCCGGCTGCACACCTGGGGCCTATGTTCCGCCAAGTGGTGTGGACTATCTTTTATCTCATGGAACAAAATGAATCTTATTGGAAAAAGACAAAAAAAAGTACGCCGGTGGAGACCTTCGGCGCTGAGAAATGTTCGGAACCGGAGCCTATTAAGGTCGATTTAGATGGACTCATTTATAATTTTCAGGTTGGTTTTAAACAATTCAAGTCGTTTTGGAAGGACATATTAGATTCTGATAGTTACAGTGATCTCAAAAAAGCCTCCAAAATGAGTGCGAAGGACTTCTCGTTGCCGGTAGAGACCTGGGTCCGGATTCTCTACGAATTAGCGGCCACCTTCCACTATTGGCCGATGAACCGAAACAAACTGGTAGATCTCATGACCCCCCTCTATTATGCACGAGTCGCCTCCTTTGTCCGCGAAACGTGGGATATGGATTCTTCTAAGGCCGAAGAGATTGTAGAGAAAAACGCCGAGGCCTTCGAACAACAGAAGGGTTATCTGCTTAAGATGTGGGATAAGAAAAGAAAGGTATATGAAAAACTGAGTGAAAGGGTTTAG
- a CDS encoding NAD(P)H-dependent glycerol-3-phosphate dehydrogenase, whose product MSRRSSIGVIGGGSWGTTLANLLAEKGCDEATLWVRREALAGDMAETRENKTYLPGIKLDARLGITSSLKEAVESKEFIVMAVPSHVLRAVVSRLIPFLSPASIVVTVSKGIENETLLTMTEVLEELLPGEQHDKLAVLSGPSFAREVSQKVPTAVTAASASEDVARAVQELFATPYFRVYRSSDVRGVELGGALKNVIAIAAGICDGLGFGTNTRAALITRGLAEISRLGLKIGAKPLTFAGLAGLGDLVLTCTGDLSRNRTVGLRLGQGMKLKEILDGMKMVAEGVKTTRSAYFLARKCRVEMPIIEQVYKVLYEDKDPLGAVKDLMSRDLKEEGEVSFFQ is encoded by the coding sequence ATGTCCAGACGTAGTTCTATAGGTGTTATAGGAGGAGGGAGCTGGGGTACAACCCTAGCCAACCTTCTTGCTGAAAAAGGGTGTGATGAGGCGACCTTGTGGGTCCGTAGAGAGGCCCTGGCCGGAGATATGGCGGAGACCAGGGAAAACAAGACTTATCTGCCGGGCATAAAGCTGGACGCCCGGCTTGGAATTACATCTTCCCTGAAAGAGGCCGTCGAGTCCAAAGAGTTTATAGTGATGGCGGTTCCATCGCATGTCTTGCGAGCCGTAGTAAGCCGGCTAATCCCTTTTCTTTCTCCTGCCAGTATCGTGGTCACGGTCAGCAAGGGTATAGAGAATGAAACACTTCTCACCATGACAGAAGTTTTGGAAGAATTATTGCCTGGAGAACAGCACGATAAATTGGCCGTCCTTTCCGGTCCCAGTTTTGCCCGTGAGGTAAGCCAAAAGGTTCCTACAGCGGTGACCGCTGCCTCGGCGAGTGAAGATGTAGCCAGAGCGGTACAGGAATTATTCGCCACACCATACTTTCGTGTCTATCGTTCCTCTGATGTCAGGGGCGTAGAATTAGGAGGCGCCCTTAAAAATGTTATTGCTATTGCGGCCGGTATCTGTGACGGGCTTGGTTTTGGGACCAATACCCGGGCAGCCCTGATTACGCGTGGGTTGGCCGAGATAAGTCGCTTAGGGCTAAAAATCGGGGCAAAACCCCTTACCTTTGCTGGCCTGGCCGGCCTGGGTGATCTGGTCCTGACCTGTACGGGAGATCTGAGCCGGAATCGGACGGTAGGTCTCAGGCTCGGGCAGGGAATGAAACTGAAAGAAATCCTGGACGGGATGAAAATGGTGGCTGAAGGGGTAAAGACCACCCGATCGGCCTATTTTCTGGCCCGAAAATGCCGGGTAGAAATGCCGATAATTGAACAGGTGTATAAAGTACTCTACGAGGATAAAGACCCGCTCGGGGCAGTTAAGGACTTGATGTCTAGAGATTTGAAAGAGGAAGGGGAGGTGTCCTTTTTCCAGTAG